cagatcctgaagctgaggttccaatactttggccacctcatgagaagagaagactccctggaaaagaccctgatgttgggaaagatggagggcactaggagaaggggacgacagaggacgagatggttggacagtgttctcgaagccacgaacacgagtttgaccaaactgcgggaggcagtggaagacaggagtgcctggcgtgctctggtccatggggtcacgaagagtcggacacgactaaacaacaacaacaggaacaggcaaccagggcagtctcgagcaggtcgggcgccctggcactgaggcgcggagatcgctctggcgccccccccctcacagcgtgcagcatggcttctgcgcggctttgccacgcagcgccccacctgccggcccggcgccctggagccccgcaccaccgggactatacctagagccggccctgcaggcAACTAAGGTGCCCTGCAGACGGGGCCaggtttaggtttgatgaggccctaagctactgaaggtaatgtccAGGTGTCCTTATATGTCCAGGTGTCCTTAgttaacaacaaattgttgctgttttttgtgtttaatatatgctatatggtaatttatggacttaataggcatctaaagccatttgcacatgcagaatgtaggcatcctatatacagaaatgagcaaaccagtgatattttagggagcaggcggggcccattgcttacatcataggagcctacataacacaaaacactgttgctgtatgtaaattttattttttaatcttatattttggaaatgtacatccaatttttccctttacttttttggggggggggcaagagagtggggccctaagctacacagtagcttgtttagcttatacgtaaatctggcactgcctgcagatgttgttggactggactacaactccattgGCTATGGTGGTTGCACTGGAtaggagtcatagctgccaagttttcccttttctcacgaggaagcctattcagcataaggggaaatccctgtaaaaaggggataacttggcagctatgataggagttcaacatctggagggccataggttctctTTCCCTGCACCACCTCTTGATTTCATTGAAAGGTAGCTTGCTACCCCCTACTGACTTTCTTTGTTAGTCTGCCTGTCAAGAGGGTGGCATCACTTACCTTCAGGCACTTTTTCTCTTGCAGGGGCTTTCTCAGCTTTTAACATTtcaatggcaggcagaaatccaatgAGTGAAGCTTTCCCAGCACTGAGCTAGTGGCGGATGGAAAAGGCACCGCCTCTTGAATTCCTGCCTGCTGCGCAGCAATAATGAAAGCCGCAGATGCCCTGCTAGAAACAAAGATTGCAATCCTAGGGTCACAATGATATGGATGCACAGAGAGAAGCTGTGTAGGGTTAATTGTTGGACCTAAGAGTCTCCTCGGTCaaccatgaagctcgctgggggTTTGCTGGGACTCGTCACTTTCTCTCAGCGCCttgcctacctcaaagggttgttagGAGGACAAAATGGTCCGGAGTTTGTGCGCAGTATCCAGACTCTGAATTCCTTCACTCTAAcctcttggaggaagggcaggataaaaagtACGAAACCGGAAAGCGTGAAGCGCCGTCCACTAACCCTAAGAAACCACCCCCGCGTCGGAATTCATCAATGGGAAAAGTTACATTTTAGCAGGGCTAATAAGCGAACTCTAAAAgtgaaaggaaaaggggacgcTACTTATTCCGTCTCAACATCTACCGTATTTTCCTCAATGggagaaaaaaacccagaataaaGAAGCGAGCTATATAAATACCTGCAATCCACAAATACAGTCTGTTGAAGAAATGTAGCACTTTATAGTAAAAATAATGATTTCGCCTATTGAAATAATAAGGAGAAACCGATTGCACCCATCTTATTTCCCACGTAagcatttttgcttttgtttcttcatTGCTTGCTGCAGTGTCGCAATACCATATTTCACTTTATTAGATTTGGAGCGGCTTTCTCCTTTAAATAGATAGAGAGATACAGTAAAACAAAGCTGCAATTTGCCCGCGCGcgccactttctctctctctctctctccacctcttcttcctccgcctcctctttTTCCCTCCCAAGAATACCCTGTGTGTCGTCAGTCTCGCGCGCGCAGCGTCACTCCGCCGGAAAAGGTGGCTGGCTGGGGCGGAGTTGGCGCGAGATAGGAAAGTGCTTTTGGGAGTCCTGGGCGGGCGCGAGCCACGGAGCTGCACTTgcagcagtagtagcagcagcctGGCTTGCGCGCGCTATTGAGAGGGGGTCCGTGAGTGGCatccgtcccccccacccccctccaagttCTGGTagccttttctgttcttttggaagttcattttattattattttgatcatCGTATGATTTGAACGCAGAGGAAAAAAAGGCAGGATGTCTCGCAGGGCTCGCTGGTGAGTTGCctttgaggcggggggggggcgggaaaaaagaatattgcagctgtttttggagGCATCGTTTAGGATGGGTTGGAAAGGTGGTGGGAAATCCATTCCCCGCctgttttcctttctctcccccctcccccccccgcaactgaTTGACCACGGTAGTGGAGCATGCACAGGGATAGATCTATAAATTTATTTGGCGGATGATTTATTTGCCGCGATCTGGAAGGGAGAAAGTTGCTTTAAAGGTGCTTAAAATGGCCCGCGTGAATTTGCAAGGGCGGGGAGAGGAACTTAGCTCTTTTTTGCGCCAAGCGGTgcgggagggagaaaggaagagcGTCACTCTGCTCTCCCTAGTGATCCATTTGTCCTTTTTCATCATAATTATTAGTATTAAGCTGATACTTCTGCAAGGAAGAGCAGTTCGGTTATGAAAGGGATCGTGGGCCACAGTCTGGagcgggaccccccccccagatcttgTTTAGAGGCCTTCAGGTGCTAAAACAAGGAGAGGAACTGATACCGGTAACGAGCTGGCAAAGACTCGAATTGGGATTGCCTGGATGGTGGACCTAATGGTTGTTTATATGAGGACTGCCAGGTCCAGCtacggggggggggtggtggttggGAAAGCTGTTAAAAATCATGGCTTATGACTGCATCCTAAACTCGCTTTACTGGGCAGtaggccccactgaattcaatagtgcttacttctgagtagacgcaCTGTATCTGTGAGGAGACGGCCGGGGATGTTCTGTACATTCAGGCTGCTGTAATGATGTGTGAAAGACAGCATGACATTCCTTATATTATTTGGTGTTGCATTTATATATTCTCCAAGGAGTTTAAGGTCGTGTGCATGGATCTCCCATTGAGCCGCACAGCAAGTTACATGTGAGGTGCATTAGGCTGGGACACTGACCATCATGGTTGAGGGGGAGTTTGGACCCTGGTCTAGTCTAACACTCTTAAATAAGCAATGCACACCAAGTGGCCTAGATGCCTGCCTTTGGGCCAAACTACCTGTGGCCCAAGGGTGtggttggcctccaactcccattaaccccagctggcgaggccagtggtcaggagtgagggagttgtagcccaacaacatctgagggtcTTGGGGCCTGGGCGAGTCATATGGTGACTTGGTGAGTCATATGGTGACTGTTCTACCAAAACTCAGGCTACCAAAAAATCTGTTGGAATAACAATGTCTTGTGCTTTGGTAAGTCTCCAGAGGGAGACAATTCCAAAGATGAGGACAGAAGCTGGATTTGCAAACGGAATCAGTGGTTTTGAAATAACGTGAAATTATATATGGAACCTTCTCCCCCACTGCTTGTTCTTCTCTgttttttaaccttttatttCTGCCTAAAGCTGCAATTCTGAACTCTCCTTACTTTCTAGTAAGTCCCACTAAATGTCTTATGAGGGCACATGCTTAAggccatttattattttattgaagtgtttgtaatccgTCCTTTCCATAAAGGTACAAAAGTTACAGTAAAAACAGTCAAAAACATCAGCACTGATTGGGGTAAAAGGGGAAATTCATTTTGCAGCAGCTTGTCTAAACAATAGTACAGTTTTCAGAACTTACCTAAAAGCAGGCCTGGGTGGTTCCTGCTGAAGGATCGATAGCTCAGACTCTTAGTCTGAGGGTgctgggttcgagccccatgttgggcaaaacgattcctgcattgtaggggttgaaccaactctacaattctatagttctatgattctgctggTAGCAAATTCTATAGGGCAGGGCCTGCCACACTAAAGCCTCAGCCCCAGTGAAGTTCAGCCGAACCTCATGGGTGCAGAAGATTTTGGAGTTCGAGGTAGAGCATAAGGAGTCAGGTCCTTAAACTACTTTGGCCCCAAGTTGTTTAGGACTTTGTGAATTACCACAAGTATCTTGAACCTGTCCTGTTAGCAAACCAGCAGACACATGCTCATGTTCACAATGAATGAAGTTTAAGTATTTGTttttatctacctacctacctttctcctttgtattgtattgtattgtttcaaTGGGTTCTGAGGTATGGGCTGGAGATACTAGTCGGtgttagaatattggggggggtaATTAAAAATCTGTAAAGCGAGATAGTAACATGCTCTCTTTTCccatttgcttttaaattttgtttgcaaTAGTGAAGAGCAAGATCAACTGCATTACCAAGATTCAGATGCATCTGAACGGCGGGATAACAGATGCAAAGTCAAGTGGTCACGTGAAGAGGTATGTCATGTGCAGATTGTGTTGAGGAAAGTAGGGAGTGTGGCCTTGGGGAGCTGAATGGAAAACGCTTTGCTGACATGTGATATGTGCTACTTTGAAAATCCTTAGAGAAGTCCTTGTATACACATccaatgaagaaataaaatgggAATGGAATGCATAATTTGCCTGTTCCAGCCATCTTCACCTCTtctctcctgctgctttccctactatcatgaggactagaaacttgcttttaaatgcaaacaagtTCAGACATTCTCCGGAGGCCAAAGTTCTGTGCTTAAGTATTGCATGTCAGATTGTTGGAATACATATAGCATTACTTGTCCCAAATTGGCCAAACTGAGTGGAAAAAGATATGAACCAatggacttgtgtgtgtgtgtgtgtgtgtgtgtgtgtgtgtgtgtgtgtgtgtgtgtgtatcgttAAAGACCGGGCCTTTATCACCATCTTAGCTATTGTGTTATGAGGAGAGGCTCCTGGAGCAACTGCGAAATAGGCATTCTGTCCCTGACAAATAAGATGGAACTACCCAGTTCATCCTGCTTTCCGCTATAGCACCCTGCTACTTCAGAGTGCAACACAAGACCTAGTTTCTAGCTAGCAGCTCAATTTTCTGGGTGGTACATAAAAGTACCTGGAATGCTGTGTTGAAGGTCAAACCTCTGTTCCTTTCCCTGCTATGCTGTATCTCATGATGTCATGGTGTCACAAACCTCCATTTTGGTAAATTCCATTCTTTTGTTCCTGAAATACATAATTTAGGTAATGAAACAACATACTGTATACGTTACTTGTGCGCCAAAGCTGATGGCTTCGCTTTTTTGCAGGATGAGCTCTTGAATTCACTGGTGACACAGTTTGGACATGACTGGAAGTTCCTAGCAAGCCAGTTTCCTGTAAGTGGAGTTTTTCAATAGAGTGGAAGGTTTTGCTCTTATTGTTTTGCTGGGGTGTTTTGGAGCAGAGAGGAATATGGCAGAGTTGCAAAAGATCAAGCTGCtagttgaaaaacaaaaacaaaaccctctccCTGCATGATACTTTTGGTTTCTCTTTTATGCCTACCTTATGAATCTTCACTTTAGCATGTACCTATTTATGTTTGCTCATAGAACCGCACTGAACAGCAGTGTCAATATCGCTGGCTTCGGGTGCTAAACCCTGTCCTGGTTAAAGGTCCTTGGACTAAACAAGAAGATCAGAAGGTAACTATTTCTCCACATGTGTCTCTTATAGTTGAAGAAATTGGAATTCCTTCTTGCAGGTATCCCAGTATTTGAAAGGTCCTGCAGTATTGGCTGCCACCCTTCATCTATCAAATACAGGGTCTATTTTGTCCGTGGTACAGATTCCTAACCCTAGCAGCTGTCTGGTAAGATTCTGATTTGATTCTTAAATATCCTCCTTAAAAACGCATGGAGCATCATGCTGTCTTAACTCTCCACCATCAGCTGCTATCCTAAGCTTGCAGTCCTGTGTGCTGGTAAGTTCCAGCAAAATAGGCTTGCACTTTTAGTAACTTGGTAATGTGTGTTCGTACACTTCGTGCAGCCATTGCACTGTCCTTAGGGTAAGGTAACTTAGTTTGCTTGGTAGAAATCAAACATGAGTTACCTTACGCTAATGGCTGTTAAGCTGGGCAACTGTAAAACAGCAATGTACCGTATTAATAAGGTAGCAAGCACAGAAGCTCATATAATTATGTCTCAGTGTTACTGTTGAATGGCACTACGGTATGGGATGGTGAGATCTaaacccttcccccaccccaattcaatGGCTGCGTGGAGCCTACACACATTGGATATTCTCAACCCAGTTGGGAACTCtacttttggaagctgcccagtttTATTGAGAGAGCCCTTTGCATGTAATTGTGCATGCACAGGCTCCATGCAGCTATTCAATGGAATCCTGCACTCTTACACTGAattcataatttttttccttctgggtagaatcatagaatggtagagttgaacATATGCGCAGTGAAGAGGGATGCAGGTAGCGGTGTgttctcaaccactgagcctcttggtcttgctgatcagaaggtcggcggttcgaatccccatgacagggtgggctcccgttgctctgtcccagctcctgccaacttagcagtttgaaagcatgccagtgcaagtaaataaataggtaccgctgcggcgggaaggtaaatggcatttctgtgtgctctggcttccatcagtgttctgttgtgccagaagcggtttagtcatgctggccacatgacctggaaaactgtctgtggacaaacgcctgctccctcggcctgaaagcaagatgagtgccgcaaccctatagtcgcctttgactggacttaaccatccaggggtcctttccctttcccatttaATGCACAGTGAGGATGGAGTCTGCCACCGTGATCACACAATGAATAacaattcatccccccccccataaggtcACTGAATTAGTGAAGAAGTATGGCACAAAGCAATGGACGCTCATAGCCAAGCACCTGAAAGGCCGGCTGGGCAAGCAGTGTAGAGAACGCTGGCATAACCACCTGAACCCAGAGGTGAAGAAGTCATCATGGACAGAGGAAGAAGACCGTATCATTTGTGAGGCTCACAAGGTTCTGGGGAACCGCTGGGCTGAAATTGCAAAGTTGCTGCCTGGGAGGTATGTTCCTTACGGTCCTTTGCATTCTTTTGTCCCATACTGGGATTGATCTATCAAACAAGAAAATGGAGGGGGGCAAGGAGtggtcatctgctttgcatgcagaagatcccagattcaacccctggTGCTGGGAGAAAGCCCTGTCTagcaccctggagagtcactgtcaatcagtgtagacattattaagccagatggaccaatcaatggcctgacttggcccaaggcagcttcctctgttcctaggaTGCTTCTCCTCTTGTGATTCACTTTTCAATGATATGTGTGCACTTTCTATTTTACAGGACAGACAATGCTGTGAAAAACCACTGGAATTCCACAATCAAAAGGAAGGTAGAGACAGGAGGCTTTCTTAGCGAAGCAAAAGACTCTAAGCCCCTCTATTTCCTGGTGGaggtggaaggaaaggaaagccaaACTGCACAAGAATTCGAAAGCCAGGTATTGCAAAGCATTTttatgtttctgaaaattttattAAACAGAATATATTTAGGCAAACCTCCAAGTGATAGTGTCACAATATTCTACACGGCCTTAAATTAATCTTTTTTTGGTACGTTGGAATTTTTTTGGTACGTTGGAATAAGGTTGCAAACTTGGGTTTTACATTTGTAAAGCATCTTGCAAAATCCACTCATTTTTAATTCAGGGGCCCAAATGGCAGATGAAAGCAGGAGTTTCCTTTGTAGCCAAGATGCTGTTTTGGAATCACTGAAGGCAGAACTGTTTGCATCATAACCACTTTCTCATTTGCATGAGGAGTTAGCACCgaagcttcaaaataaatctttagcaACATAATCCTCATATATCAAGAACTGTTCTGTGGGGTTAGGATCGCGGCCTCATTCAGATGCTTCGGAAATGTTTCATGGCTTTGTGCTTTTACTGTGAAGGGTGTGATTTAGCACTGCCGGATAGTGTTTCGGACTCATGATTTTAGTACCTGATTTTGCAGCCTTGATGCTCTTTGAGTGCAGCTGTTTACTTGAtttgcttttgttgctgttgtgtaGTAGTCACACAAATCCTCATTTGCTTTCCACAGCAACAAACCTTGTTGACAGACTGGCCTGTTCAGGCCGTGGAAATAAAGCAGGAGGTAGCCACGGATGAAGAATACCTGCCAAAGCCGCCTCCTGAGCAACTCCCAGAAAGCCTGGCGGACGACACTATCGTGGGAGCATCAGAAAACACAGCGCCTGACAGTGACCTGAAGGAAGGCTCCTCTCACTACACATGGGTGGTCGAAGCAGGCAGTTATTTGTGCACCTCTACAGCCCCAGCTATTACAGAAGCTCTGGACATGATTGAATCTGTAAGAAGTGGATTTGATGTCTATTTCAGTAATACGGTCAGGGCTGAGGAGTTTGCTCATCATAGGCTCTTTTGTGCTATGATCATAATCACCATCAAGTTTATTTGTCCTGTGTGCCACTTCTCCTTGGTAGAgccatgctcaaagcagctcacagcaaCATACAGGATAAAATATAACAACGTTTCTAACAGCAGTTCCCAGTTATCGAAGTGCTGTTTTTTTGCAAAAGCCTAGCcttggaccccctacttttgaaaattttgatgtctctatggtagtttttgttacgtGAATGGTGCCACGaaccccctgggtgggttacgcagacccccagttgggaaccactgctctaacagCAATTTAAATACCAATATCAATAGGGCCAACAAACATCTCAAGTTAATCATCACTGCAACAGTGActtaacaataaaatacaaagcatcaaaacagcagcacaaacaatcccctcctccccttaTTGGCAGGGAATTGGCACAGTAAGGGCGGTTGTAGTTGAGGTGTGAAAAAATTATGCTTGGTGCAGCAAAGGAGGAATTTCTTTCCTTTTCGTGAACGTGGGGCCATCCATTGATGCTGAATGGGGTGGCAGGTTCAGGGCAGACAGAAGAGTACTtctccacacagcacatagttaaactatggagtttTTCTTCCATGACATGGGACAATCGTCACTATAGGGGtgggttaggcaaattcatggaggataaaggctatcaatgtctactagtcatggtggctagaTGCTACTTCCAATCTCAGAAGCGGCTGGGGAACACGAGCGGGAAGTTGGTGTTGCATTCATGTCTTGCGTACAGGCCTTCCGTTGGCCACTATGGGGAACAGAATGATGATTAGATATCTgtgtggtctgatccagcaggaaacCTTTAATGTTCTTGGAAGCACTTTCCCTCCCTCCAGTTTTCTACTGGTTTTTAGTATTTGTGGCTGAGACAATTTAAAACTCTGTTGCCTTTATATGTAAAACGAAACCCAGCTATGCTGCATTTTCCCCCAGTGTTGGGTGctgattttttaaagcaaagtgtgTAGAGGATTGTGGCACAGGTTTTTTTGCACCTAGTTCCCATTCAAATCAAGAGGCCTTAAGTTAGAAGGGTAAGTTAGCTTTTCCACATGGATTTGAATGGGATCTCACTGAAAATAACTTGTTCCATATCCAAGGCCTAAGGTTCCAGTACGTAGCTCGTGCATTTGGTATGCATGATAATTGCTCAAATCTACTCGTGCCAAGTTATTCTGCCACTCATTCTGCCCTGCCACATAATTTGTCTGCAGTTTTATCCTCCCAACCTTTCTGAACTTTCCTATTCTGGCAGGACCCAGATGGTTGGTGTGACCTGTTTCAATTTGACCTCCCTGAATACCTGTCTACaagtaacagcagcagcccagATAGGCAAACATCCCTCAAGCCCTGCTCCACCTCGCAGAACGTGACAGAGTACCGTTTGGATGGCCACACCATTTCGGACCTGAGCAAAGGCAGCAAGGGCGAGCTCATCCCCATCTCCCCTTGTACGGACATGAGCTTTGGTACACCGCCTTCTGTGCTTAAGCGGCAGAAGAAGAGGAAAGTCGCACTCTCGCCTGTTCCAGAAGCGTGGACCAGTGGCAACCTCTCTTTCCAGGACTCCTGCAACAGCATGACTCCTAAGAGTACCCCTGTCAAGACGCTGccattctccccctcccaggtATGGAGGTGCAAAGAGTGGGCAGCAAGAGTGAGTCAGTGGCCACCTTCATGCATGACATTTTATCTTCTGCAAATCACCCTTTTATTCTTGAGTGATGTCCTCCATTTATTAATGGTTCACTGGAGCCCACATGGCTTTTCTATGGAGATCTGCTCACTTGACTTGTCAAAATCAATGGGAACCAGACAGAAACAC
The genomic region above belongs to Zootoca vivipara chromosome 7, rZooViv1.1, whole genome shotgun sequence and contains:
- the MYBL2 gene encoding myb-related protein B, whose amino-acid sequence is MSRRARCEEQDQLHYQDSDASERRDNRCKVKWSREEDELLNSLVTQFGHDWKFLASQFPNRTEQQCQYRWLRVLNPVLVKGPWTKQEDQKVTELVKKYGTKQWTLIAKHLKGRLGKQCRERWHNHLNPEVKKSSWTEEEDRIICEAHKVLGNRWAEIAKLLPGRTDNAVKNHWNSTIKRKVETGGFLSEAKDSKPLYFLVEVEGKESQTAQEFESQQQTLLTDWPVQAVEIKQEVATDEEYLPKPPPEQLPESLADDTIVGASENTAPDSDLKEGSSHYTWVVEAGSYLCTSTAPAITEALDMIESDPDGWCDLFQFDLPEYLSTSNSSSPDRQTSLKPCSTSQNVTEYRLDGHTISDLSKGSKGELIPISPCTDMSFGTPPSVLKRQKKRKVALSPVPEAWTSGNLSFQDSCNSMTPKSTPVKTLPFSPSQFLNFWTKQDTLDLENPSLTSTPVCSQKAIVTTPLHRDKTPLLQKNSVFVTPDQKYITDNTPHTPTPFKNALEKFGPIRPLPQTPNLEEDLKEVLLSEAGIELIIEDDVKPERQKRKQGMHRSPIKKVRKSLALDIVDEDLKLTVSTTAKPVCFKSSQSLNLSLSSSKNDNSLLNRGFVHVTAEKAPSSKRTQSKFRPPLMSSAWKTVACGGSKDQLIMQDKARQVLGVLKQNHTSRTLILS